The nucleotide window CCACCAGTGACTCCTCACCAAAAACTGAAGCATACAAAGGGCGCACAGCCGCAAGGAGCAGTCCGGCGTGCTGCTGAGTTCGACCTACGGGTATGAGCCCGTCGCTCTTTCCCGTTGCTGCACCACCCTCTCTGCGACAGGCTGATTCCGTTGGAGTATCATCGGATGCAACGGACCTCTGTATTCAGCCCATGTCGAAAGCATTTAAACGCTCCGTCCTCGCCGTCTCCGTCGCTCTTGTCGCCATCGTCTTCCTGGGCGGTTTTCTTACAGGAGGCGTAAACGCCGGCTCGCAAGCCGATGGCGTTTATCGCCAGATGGGCGTCTATGAAGAAGTTCTGCACAAGATCCAGAGCGACTACGTCACGGAGCCTAGCATCAATGACGTGACGACCGGGGCCCTCCATGGCCTTCTGGAATCGCTCGATGCAGACTCCAGTTATCTGACCCCCGCCGAATACAGCGCCTATAAGGCGCATGCCAACGAAGAAACGGCACAGGTAGGCCTGCTGGTCTCGAAGCGCTACGGATATGCCACCGTCGTTGCCGTGATCCCCGGCAGCCCGGCCGATAAGGAAGAGCACATCATGGACGGCGACCTGCTTGAGGCTATCGGCGGCAAGTCTACGAGCGATATGTCTCTCGCCATGATCCGCCTCAGCCTCGAAGGCAAGCCGGGAACCGATGTGACCTTCTCCATCGTGCGTCCAGGCAAGCCGGAACCGCAGAAGATCACGTTGACACGCACCAACATCACCGCTCCTCCGCTTGCCGAGCAGCAATACGAGAACTCCTCGATCCTCTATCTCAAGCCGGGAACGCTCAGCAAAGACCGCGTCAATGAGATCGAAGCGAAGCTGAAGGCCATGCCGAAGAATGGCAACAAGAAAGTGCTGCTCGACCTGCGCGATGTCGTCGAAGGCGATTCCGATCAGGCGATCCGGCTGGCAAACGCGTTCCTGAAGTCCGGCAATATCGCCTCCCTCTCTGGCCAGAAGTTCTCGAAGCAGACCTTCAACGCCGATCCGGAAAAGTTCATCACCGACGCGCCGCTGGTTATCCTCATCAATCACGGCACCGCCGGCCCGGCCGAGATCGTCGCCGCCGCCATTCTCGATAACAAGCGTGGCGACCTCGTTGGAGACCGCAGCTTCGGCGAAGGCGCCATCCAGAAGACCATCGAGATACCTGACGGTTCGGCTGTCATTCTCTCGGTAGCCAAATACGATTCGCCCTCGGGCAAGGCGATTCAGGACACCGCGGTCACGCCGAACATCATCGTGACGGAAAGCATCGATCAGTACCTCGCCGAGGAGAGCCTTGACGAGTCTGAGCAGCCCACAGAGCGAGTGCAGCCAACCACCGATGACCAGCTCACGCGGGCTCTTGACGTTCTGAAGCAAAAGGCCGCCTAACCGCAAGCGCGGCGGCTCTTGCGGTTGCCGGTAGAACTTCGGCAACCGCCGCAGCACCACACCTGGATCAGGCTCCGCAACTGGACCATACTTTCTGAGTCATCGTTTCTTGATGTATCCCGGACCAGGGCACCCGCTGCGGTTCGGCTAATTCGCTTGCGGGAGAGCTTTTGAAATCACGCGGTCCATGGACACCCCCTCCCACCGCCTCTCCAGCCCGGCAGAAGACGGCTCCCAGCCGTAGCCCCAAAACCACCGCCCAAACCACCTCCAAGACCACTGCCGGCACATCCGCGTCCTTCTGCCGTCCGCAGGCAAAACGCCGCAAAATCGCGGGTAATGTGGCTCTGGCTCTTATGGCCGTGCTGGCCATTGCCGTCGGCTCTCTCAGCGGCCTGATGCTGGTGTACTCGGTGAACCTGCCTCAGATTCAGGATCTCGAACGCTATCAGCCTGACACCATCACCGAGCTTTACGACGTGCATGGCCGCCCATTCGGCTCTTTTGCCCTCGAGCGGCGTGTCGTGGTCGATTACAACAGCTTCTCGCCCCTGTTGCGGCAGGCGGTCATCTCCATCGAGGACAAGAACTTCGAGAGTCATGGAGGCGTGAATGTCTTCCGCGTTCTCGGTGCTATCTATCACGACATCGCTTCCAAGGGCCGCGCACAGGGTGCATCCACACTGACGATGCAGCTGGCGCGCAACCTCTTTCTTTCCAGTGAGCGCACCGGCAGCCGCAAGCTGCAGGAAATCTTTCTGTCCCTTCAGATCGAGCACGCCTTCACCAAGGAACAAATCTTCACTCTCTATGCCAACCAGATTGCTCTTGGCCATGGCACTTTCGGCTTCGAGGCAGGGGCACGGTACTACTTCTCGAAGCATGCCAAGGATTTGACCCTGCCGGAAGCAGCGCTGCTGGCAGGATTGCCAAAGGGGCCGAGCGAGTTCTCTCCGATCTCGAACCCGGATCGCGCTTTCCGCCGCCGCAATCAAGTCATCAATGCCATGCTCGAGGACGGCGCTATCACGGCAGCGCAAGCCGATGCTGCACGCACGGCCCCGCTCGGCCTGCATCTTGAGCCGCCGCCCAACTCCATCGCTCCCTGGTTTGTCGAAGAAGTACGCCGCGAATTGGAACGCCAGTTCGGCGCCGATCGCGTTCACGAAGCCGGCCTCAAAGTTGAAACCACCCTGGACCTCGATCTGCAGCAAACGGCCAACCGCGCTGTCCTCGATGGACTGGCGGCTTATGAACGCCGCCATGGCTGGAAAGGGCGCCTGCTGAATGTCCCCGCAGGCGGTCTCGACATCCATACCTTCCGGCATCCGGACTGGGTAGAGACTGCTACTCCCGACATGTACATGCACGGGCTCGTCACCGGCATTCTGCCTTACCAGGCGACGGTAAAGCTTGGGAATCGCGACATCGTCCTTACTCCGGAGAGCTGGTCATGGACCAGGTTCAAAACCGCTCCTGAATTTCTGCACCTTGGCGACATCGTCTATGTCCATATCACCGGGCAGTCCGGCAACGAGCTCTCCGGCACGCTCGAGCAGGACAGCGGCGCACAGTCTTCGCTGCTGGCCATGGATAATTCGACCGGCGATGTGCTCGCACTGGTCGGCGGACGTGACTTCAACCTGTCGCAGTTCGACCGCGCCACGCAGGCCGAGCGCCAGACCGGCTCCTCTTTCAAGCCTTACGTCTATACTGCGGCGGTAGAAGACGGCGCCACGCCCGGCGAGATGATTCTCGATGCGCCCACGTCCTTCGGCTCCTATACCCCACACAATTACGAAGGCAATTTCCTCGGTGCAATCACGCTCGAGCGCGCGTTTGCCGATTCCCGCAATATCCCCGCACTCAAGCTCGCGCAGCGGGTCGGCATACACAAGGTTATCGATGTCACTCACCAGTTCGGTGTTACCAGCAATATCCCGGCCTTTCTGCCCGTGGCTCTTGGTTCCGTCGAGATCAATCTTCTCGAGCACGTGGCTTCCTACTCTGTCTTTCCGAATGACGGCAT belongs to Silvibacterium dinghuense and includes:
- a CDS encoding S41 family peptidase, giving the protein MSKAFKRSVLAVSVALVAIVFLGGFLTGGVNAGSQADGVYRQMGVYEEVLHKIQSDYVTEPSINDVTTGALHGLLESLDADSSYLTPAEYSAYKAHANEETAQVGLLVSKRYGYATVVAVIPGSPADKEEHIMDGDLLEAIGGKSTSDMSLAMIRLSLEGKPGTDVTFSIVRPGKPEPQKITLTRTNITAPPLAEQQYENSSILYLKPGTLSKDRVNEIEAKLKAMPKNGNKKVLLDLRDVVEGDSDQAIRLANAFLKSGNIASLSGQKFSKQTFNADPEKFITDAPLVILINHGTAGPAEIVAAAILDNKRGDLVGDRSFGEGAIQKTIEIPDGSAVILSVAKYDSPSGKAIQDTAVTPNIIVTESIDQYLAEESLDESEQPTERVQPTTDDQLTRALDVLKQKAA
- a CDS encoding penicillin-binding protein 1A, with product MAVLAIAVGSLSGLMLVYSVNLPQIQDLERYQPDTITELYDVHGRPFGSFALERRVVVDYNSFSPLLRQAVISIEDKNFESHGGVNVFRVLGAIYHDIASKGRAQGASTLTMQLARNLFLSSERTGSRKLQEIFLSLQIEHAFTKEQIFTLYANQIALGHGTFGFEAGARYYFSKHAKDLTLPEAALLAGLPKGPSEFSPISNPDRAFRRRNQVINAMLEDGAITAAQADAARTAPLGLHLEPPPNSIAPWFVEEVRRELERQFGADRVHEAGLKVETTLDLDLQQTANRAVLDGLAAYERRHGWKGRLLNVPAGGLDIHTFRHPDWVETATPDMYMHGLVTGILPYQATVKLGNRDIVLTPESWSWTRFKTAPEFLHLGDIVYVHITGQSGNELSGTLEQDSGAQSSLLAMDNSTGDVLALVGGRDFNLSQFDRATQAERQTGSSFKPYVYTAAVEDGATPGEMILDAPTSFGSYTPHNYEGNFLGAITLERAFADSRNIPALKLAQRVGIHKVIDVTHQFGVTSNIPAFLPVALGSVEINLLEHVASYSVFPNDGIRVAPRLIRKVTTSDGIPLTEPAPEVKEVTSVKTARTMMTLLKSVIAPGGTGADAMALHHPLGGKTGTTSDYTDAWFMGFSPSVTCGVWVGYDNRQSLGDKETGAHAALPIWMDFMRAAIADKPDEHFPGDLSAPLLANTQPASR